One genomic window of Undibacterium cyanobacteriorum includes the following:
- the ispB gene encoding octaprenyl diphosphate synthase, translated as MAAVNQVIREQLHSDVALVSQISEYIINAGGKRIRPVLVLLMANAYGYQGKHHFDLAAIVEFIHTATLLHDDVVDESSMRRGRQTANALFGNAASVLVGDFLYSRAFQMMVNIDSMQIMRILADATNVIAEGEVLQLLNMHDPDVTEERYLEVIRCKTAKLFEAAAEIGALISGATAAQIAAAGEYGRSLGTAFQLIDDVLDYSGKAEEIGKNVGDDLREGKPTLPLIYLMKHGSEEDRQLVRTCIEQGDESKFDAILQAITHSGALDYTKQQADQAAERAAAAIADLPASAYKQALQDLAFLAVNRNH; from the coding sequence ATGGCCGCTGTCAACCAGGTTATCCGTGAACAACTTCACTCCGATGTTGCGCTCGTCAGCCAAATCTCTGAGTACATTATCAATGCAGGTGGCAAGCGCATACGCCCCGTTCTGGTATTGCTGATGGCGAACGCCTATGGCTATCAGGGCAAACATCATTTCGATCTCGCTGCGATCGTCGAGTTCATTCACACGGCAACGCTGCTGCACGATGATGTCGTTGACGAATCCTCAATGCGTCGCGGCCGTCAAACGGCAAATGCTTTGTTCGGCAATGCGGCTTCCGTGTTGGTGGGGGACTTCTTGTACTCACGCGCCTTCCAGATGATGGTGAACATCGACAGCATGCAGATCATGCGGATCTTGGCCGATGCCACCAACGTGATCGCCGAGGGCGAGGTATTGCAACTCTTAAACATGCACGATCCGGACGTCACTGAAGAACGTTATCTAGAAGTGATCCGCTGCAAAACTGCAAAGCTCTTTGAAGCTGCCGCTGAAATCGGCGCTTTAATTAGCGGTGCCACAGCAGCGCAAATTGCAGCAGCCGGTGAATATGGACGCAGCTTGGGAACTGCCTTTCAGTTAATTGATGATGTGCTCGATTACTCAGGCAAAGCCGAAGAGATCGGCAAAAACGTTGGTGACGATCTGCGCGAAGGCAAACCCACTTTGCCGCTGATCTACTTAATGAAGCACGGTAGTGAAGAAGACCGGCAGCTGGTTCGCACCTGTATTGAACAAGGCGATGAGAGCAAGTTCGACGCTATTTTGCAGGCGATTACGCACTCTGGCGCCTTGGACTACACCAAACAGCAGGCAGATCAAGCAGCGGAACGTGCGGCAGCAGCAATTGCCGATCTACCTGCCTCCGCTTACAAACAGGCTTTGCAGGATTTGGCATTCTTAGCCGTCAATCGCAATCATTGA
- the pilB gene encoding type IV-A pilus assembly ATPase PilB — protein sequence MSAVQPNATNSLPVSGLARALAQANLVTAPQIEAAQKKSQIEKSLFLDALIQSGAIQPRDLASFCSETFGYPQADLSLFDEAQLPEKIIDHKMMQSHRVVALAKKGNKVFVGISDPTNAAAIDQIKFQTGLSVDLIIVQHDVLSKLVEKLSKTSEQSITDLAADDYELEFTEDDLNSGVADTAQAAAEIDDAPVVKFLQKMLIDAINMGASDLHFEPFEKFYRIRFRVDGELREIAQPPLAIKDKLVSRIKVISKLDISEKRVPQDGRMKLVLSPTKAIDFRVSTLPTLFGEKIVMRILDGSQAQMGIDALGYDADQKEILMDAIHRPYGMVLVTGPTGSGKTVSLYTCLNVINKPGINISTAEDPAEINLPGVNQVNVNDKAGLTFPVALKAFLRQDPDIIMVGEIRDLETADIAIKAAQTGHMVFSTLHTNDAPSTLTRLMNMGVAPFNIASSVILITAQRLARRLCTCKKHVDVLDEVLLQAGFLEEELDGTWKPYGPVGCERCSGSGYKGRVGIYQIMPITEAIEKLILANGTALEIRKQSESEGVKGLRRSGLQKVRQGLTSLEEVLGCTNE from the coding sequence ATGTCCGCAGTCCAACCTAATGCCACCAATTCACTACCAGTTTCGGGCCTCGCTCGCGCACTGGCACAGGCCAATCTGGTAACGGCACCGCAGATCGAAGCAGCTCAGAAAAAAAGTCAGATCGAAAAAAGCCTGTTTCTTGATGCCCTGATTCAATCCGGCGCCATTCAGCCCCGTGACTTAGCAAGTTTCTGCTCCGAGACCTTCGGCTATCCACAAGCAGACCTGAGCTTGTTCGATGAGGCACAGTTGCCAGAAAAAATCATCGATCACAAGATGATGCAAAGCCACCGAGTAGTCGCGCTCGCGAAGAAAGGCAATAAAGTTTTTGTAGGGATTTCAGATCCCACTAACGCTGCCGCGATTGATCAAATTAAGTTCCAAACTGGCCTAAGTGTTGATCTCATCATCGTGCAGCATGACGTGCTCAGCAAACTGGTTGAGAAACTGAGCAAGACATCAGAGCAATCGATTACCGATCTCGCTGCCGACGATTACGAACTCGAGTTCACCGAAGACGATCTCAATTCTGGGGTCGCCGACACCGCGCAAGCCGCAGCCGAAATCGATGACGCTCCAGTCGTTAAGTTCTTGCAGAAAATGCTGATCGATGCGATCAATATGGGCGCATCCGACTTACACTTCGAACCGTTTGAAAAGTTTTATCGTATCCGTTTCCGAGTCGACGGCGAATTGCGCGAAATCGCGCAGCCACCTCTTGCCATCAAAGACAAATTGGTTTCGCGCATCAAGGTCATTTCCAAGCTAGATATTTCCGAAAAACGGGTGCCACAAGACGGTCGTATGAAATTGGTACTGTCACCGACCAAAGCGATCGACTTCCGTGTCAGCACACTGCCCACTCTATTCGGCGAGAAGATCGTTATGCGTATTTTGGACGGTTCCCAGGCACAAATGGGGATTGACGCGCTCGGTTACGATGCGGATCAAAAAGAAATTTTGATGGATGCGATCCATCGCCCGTATGGCATGGTGCTAGTCACTGGACCAACTGGTTCTGGTAAAACGGTTTCACTCTACACCTGCTTGAATGTCATCAATAAGCCAGGCATCAATATTTCAACTGCGGAAGACCCTGCTGAGATTAATTTGCCGGGGGTAAATCAGGTTAACGTCAACGATAAGGCAGGTCTGACCTTCCCTGTCGCGCTGAAAGCTTTCTTGCGTCAAGATCCTGACATCATCATGGTTGGTGAGATTCGTGACTTAGAAACAGCCGACATTGCCATCAAGGCAGCGCAAACAGGTCACATGGTGTTCTCAACCTTGCATACCAACGATGCGCCATCGACGCTAACGCGCTTGATGAACATGGGGGTGGCGCCTTTCAATATCGCTTCTTCGGTCATTTTGATTACCGCACAACGTTTGGCACGCCGTCTTTGCACCTGTAAAAAGCACGTCGACGTGTTAGATGAAGTTTTACTGCAAGCTGGTTTCTTGGAAGAAGAATTAGACGGTACTTGGAAACCATACGGCCCAGTCGGCTGCGAGCGCTGCAGTGGCTCAGGTTACAAAGGGCGCGTTGGTATTTATCAAATTATGCCGATCACCGAAGCGATCGAGAAACTCATTCTTGCGAACGGCACTGCCTTGGAGATACGCAAACAATCTGAGTCAGAAGGCGTTAAAGGCCTGCGCCGCTCGGGCTTACAAAAAGTAAGACAAGGTCTGACCAGCCTCGAAGAAGTGCTGGGCTGCACCAACGAATAA
- a CDS encoding type II secretion system F family protein produces the protein MATPQNRPAKPAVAKDALYAWEGKDKQGKTVRGEIRAQGEAVVNATLRRQGVIVTKVKKKTYSSGRKITDKDITLFTRQLATMMKAGVPLLQSFDIVGKGHANPSVSKLLLDIRNDIETGTSLNQAFRKYPLYFDALFCNLVGAGEQAGILEELLTRLAIYKEKTLAMKAKIKSALTYPIAILVIAFVVTAVIMIWVVPAFKEVFTSFGAELPAPTLIVMAMSDFFVRNWYFIFGGIFGTIYFFFQSWRRSLEMQRMMDRLLLQAPIFGDVIRKATIARWTRTLATMFAAGVPLVEALDSVGGASGNAVYLDATVKIQTEITTGTSLTIAMQNANVFPSMVTQMVAIGEESGALDAMLGKVADFYEEEVNEAVASLSSLMEPMIMAILGVLIGGLVVAMYLPIFKLGSVV, from the coding sequence ATGGCGACACCACAAAATAGACCAGCCAAACCAGCGGTCGCAAAAGATGCACTCTATGCTTGGGAAGGTAAGGACAAGCAAGGTAAGACCGTACGCGGTGAGATTCGCGCTCAAGGTGAAGCAGTTGTGAATGCAACCTTGCGTCGCCAAGGCGTCATTGTGACCAAGGTCAAAAAGAAAACCTATAGTAGTGGTCGCAAAATCACTGACAAAGACATCACCTTATTCACACGCCAATTGGCGACCATGATGAAAGCGGGTGTGCCTTTGCTGCAGTCCTTCGACATCGTTGGTAAAGGTCATGCCAATCCTTCTGTTTCGAAACTTCTACTCGATATTCGTAACGATATCGAGACTGGTACCAGCTTGAATCAAGCCTTCCGCAAGTATCCCCTGTACTTTGATGCCCTGTTCTGTAACTTGGTGGGAGCTGGCGAGCAAGCCGGTATTTTGGAAGAACTCTTAACGCGCTTGGCGATCTACAAAGAAAAAACTTTGGCGATGAAAGCCAAGATCAAGTCGGCACTGACTTATCCGATTGCGATCTTGGTGATCGCGTTCGTGGTGACCGCTGTGATCATGATTTGGGTGGTTCCCGCTTTTAAAGAGGTATTCACCAGCTTCGGCGCTGAACTGCCGGCGCCGACCTTGATCGTGATGGCGATGTCTGACTTTTTCGTCAGAAATTGGTACTTCATTTTCGGCGGTATTTTCGGCACCATCTATTTCTTCTTCCAAAGTTGGCGACGCTCGCTGGAAATGCAGCGCATGATGGATCGTTTGCTGTTACAAGCCCCCATTTTCGGTGACGTAATTCGTAAAGCGACCATCGCCCGTTGGACTCGTACTTTAGCCACCATGTTTGCGGCAGGTGTGCCCTTAGTGGAAGCGCTTGATTCCGTGGGTGGTGCGTCGGGCAATGCCGTCTACCTCGACGCAACCGTCAAGATCCAAACCGAAATCACCACCGGTACCAGCCTGACGATCGCCATGCAAAATGCCAACGTATTCCCTTCGATGGTGACGCAGATGGTGGCGATTGGTGAAGAATCTGGTGCGCTTGATGCGATGCTAGGTAAAGTCGCTGATTTCTATGAAGAAGAAGTAAATGAAGCCGTCGCCTCGCTATCGAGTTTGATGGAACCAATGATTATGGCGATTCTCGGTGTTTTGATTGGTGGCTTGGTGGTCGCGATGTACTTGCCAATCTTCAAACTGGGTTCGGTGGTTTAA
- a CDS encoding prepilin peptidase encodes MLDLLLQTPPHTLVSAVFFGIIGLLIGSFLNVVIHRVPKMMERDEENIIAEANGKDPVHTDRYNLMVPRSACPHCGHQITALENIPVISYLVLGGKCSGCKAPISVRYPIVEAITGLLSAFAIWHFGSGIEGLSAMLLLWFLVALTGIDFDTQLLPDQLTLPLVWLGLLVNTRYAFTSLEQAVLGAVFGYMSLWTVNAAYRLWRGHDGMGYGDFKLLAALGAWLGAMNLPFIILAASVVGSVFGIIMLIGKRLGWTIPFAFGPFLAGAGMISLFWGNQITMLYLGLYR; translated from the coding sequence ATGCTCGATTTACTTTTGCAGACGCCACCACATACTTTGGTGAGCGCAGTTTTCTTCGGCATCATCGGTCTGTTAATCGGTAGCTTCCTAAACGTAGTGATTCATCGCGTTCCTAAAATGATGGAACGCGATGAAGAGAACATCATTGCTGAGGCAAACGGTAAAGACCCCGTCCACACCGATCGCTATAATCTCATGGTACCGCGCTCAGCTTGCCCGCATTGCGGCCATCAAATCACGGCGCTCGAGAATATCCCGGTTATCAGTTACCTCGTGCTCGGTGGTAAATGCAGCGGCTGCAAAGCACCGATTTCAGTGCGCTATCCCATCGTGGAGGCCATCACTGGCCTACTCTCCGCCTTCGCCATCTGGCATTTTGGTAGTGGCATCGAAGGCTTATCTGCCATGCTTTTGTTGTGGTTTTTGGTGGCCTTGACTGGCATTGACTTCGACACCCAACTGTTACCCGATCAACTCACTCTCCCTTTGGTTTGGTTGGGGCTGTTAGTCAATACACGCTACGCTTTTACGAGTTTGGAGCAGGCCGTCTTGGGCGCTGTATTCGGTTACATGTCCTTGTGGACCGTTAATGCCGCCTATCGACTATGGCGCGGCCATGATGGCATGGGGTACGGCGATTTCAAATTGCTCGCGGCCTTGGGTGCGTGGTTGGGAGCCATGAACCTGCCCTTTATCATCTTAGCCGCATCTGTGGTCGGCTCCGTATTCGGCATCATTATGCTGATCGGCAAACGTCTCGGATGGACTATTCCATTCGCTTTCGGTCCTTTTCTAGCTGGTGCAGGAATGATTTCGCTATTCTGGGGTAATCAAATCACCATGCTCTACCTCGGCTTATATCGTTAA
- the coaE gene encoding dephospho-CoA kinase (Dephospho-CoA kinase (CoaE) performs the final step in coenzyme A biosynthesis.) — MNASVAPSFSLGITGGIGSGKTTVANMFETLGATIIDTDLIAHQVTAPQGLAIDAICAAFGKEALDENGALDRKKMRELVFKQPHARRQLEAILHPIIRQECERQALYGAGAYPIFVVPLLYESGTWAERLTQILVVDCEEETQIQRVMSRNGFSRQQVEDILLIQATRAERLSIANDVINSDQDLEEIRLQVADLHQKYLKLAQAA; from the coding sequence ATGAATGCAAGTGTCGCACCTAGCTTCAGCCTAGGCATTACGGGTGGTATCGGCAGTGGCAAAACGACCGTGGCCAATATGTTCGAAACACTGGGCGCTACCATCATCGACACCGATCTGATCGCGCATCAAGTCACTGCACCACAAGGCTTGGCCATCGATGCCATTTGCGCGGCCTTTGGCAAGGAAGCCCTCGATGAAAATGGTGCGCTCGATCGCAAGAAGATGCGGGAACTGGTCTTTAAGCAGCCTCATGCACGCCGCCAACTGGAAGCCATCTTACATCCGATTATTCGGCAAGAATGTGAGCGCCAAGCTTTGTATGGCGCTGGCGCCTACCCCATTTTTGTGGTGCCCTTACTGTACGAATCAGGGACGTGGGCCGAACGATTGACACAAATCTTGGTGGTGGACTGTGAAGAAGAAACGCAAATCCAACGCGTCATGAGTCGCAATGGTTTTAGCCGCCAGCAGGTCGAAGATATCTTATTGATTCAAGCGACCCGTGCCGAACGTCTCAGCATTGCCAACGATGTGATCAACTCAGACCAAGACTTGGAAGAAATTCGATTGCAGGTCGCTGATCTTCATCAAAAGTACTTGAAATTAGCACAGGCTGCGTAA
- the zapD gene encoding cell division protein ZapD, with amino-acid sequence MIVYEYPFNERIRTLLRLEDLYEKFSFFLHQSDPLQHHVAIATIFEMLEVAGRADLKSDLLQELDRQKMTLMGFKSNPNVQADMLDQVINEVERASATLIASSGKTGQNIRDNEWLMSIRGRTIIPGGACEFDLPSYHAWKKLPAEKRFADISNWFAPLAPLFEAINVVLRLLRESGGTTKVIAQGGSYQQMLQGKVYQLLRVTLPREMGAIPEISANKYMLWIRIMSQDGDMKPKPFEGDVPFDLTLCNF; translated from the coding sequence TTGATCGTTTACGAATACCCTTTCAACGAGCGTATTCGCACGTTGTTGCGATTGGAAGATCTATACGAGAAGTTTTCCTTCTTCTTACACCAATCTGATCCTCTGCAACATCATGTCGCTATCGCCACTATCTTCGAAATGCTCGAGGTAGCAGGTCGTGCCGACCTTAAATCCGATTTGCTGCAAGAACTTGATCGTCAGAAAATGACTTTGATGGGTTTTAAATCGAACCCCAACGTCCAAGCCGATATGCTCGATCAAGTCATCAATGAAGTAGAACGCGCCAGTGCCACCTTGATCGCTTCCTCTGGCAAGACCGGTCAAAACATTCGCGACAACGAATGGCTCATGAGCATTCGTGGTCGCACTATTATCCCTGGCGGCGCGTGCGAATTTGATTTGCCAAGCTACCACGCTTGGAAGAAGCTCCCCGCCGAAAAGCGTTTTGCCGATATTTCGAACTGGTTCGCCCCTTTAGCGCCGCTGTTCGAAGCGATTAATGTAGTTTTACGTCTGTTACGGGAATCCGGCGGCACCACCAAAGTGATTGCACAAGGCGGTAGCTACCAGCAAATGCTACAAGGCAAAGTGTACCAACTCTTACGCGTCACCTTGCCCCGTGAAATGGGTGCCATTCCTGAGATCTCCGCCAACAAGTACATGCTGTGGATACGTATCATGTCGCAAGACGGTGATATGAAACCGAAGCCATTTGAAGGCGACGTACCTTTCGATCTCACGCTCTGCAATTTCTAA
- a CDS encoding DNA gyrase inhibitor YacG, whose translation MATIVSCPTCGAKVQWGPEAQFRPFCSERCKQIDLGAWADEKYTIPAVNLPEDLDNPDAEKLN comes from the coding sequence ATGGCAACAATCGTTTCTTGCCCGACCTGCGGCGCCAAAGTGCAATGGGGTCCCGAGGCGCAATTCCGCCCCTTCTGCTCAGAGCGCTGCAAACAAATCGACCTGGGCGCATGGGCCGATGAGAAATACACGATCCCGGCTGTCAATTTGCCTGAAGATCTCGACAATCCTGACGCTGAGAAACTCAATTAG
- a CDS encoding sigma-54-dependent transcriptional regulator codes for MRVNIPFEDRVGIAHEILAVLARQGLNVQAVEVDPPNIYIDIPELKQAMLPALQADCDQVPGVGTIEVVDILPGMRRSLNLDTIMAVMEDPVIAIDALGRIVIANAAAAEVARCSEKELCQKSLYQVLQDHTIQHELIANEFCAPTREVLLNGEPFMMDVTPVFEPLSAAGTSNDGKAVGALLTLTAPKRIGERLHAIAHAELGGFEAIIGESEQIRVLKKRAARVAVVDAPLLITGETGTGKELLAQACHGVSARRNAPFLELNCAALPESLAESELFGYMAGAFTGANRGGKPGLFEMADGGTVFLDEVGEMSLYLQAKLLRFLNDGKFRRIGGDKEIQVDVRIISATHRNLRKMVQEGSFREDLFYRLNVLHLEMPPLRERADDILLLARHFIERACTQAQKPISRLNQAATTAMLNNRWPGNVRQLQNVVFRAITMADQRVLDAADLDWAEDSIQPNAMAIQEAETWEESVNQFETALLSKLYQEYPSSRKLAARLATSHSMIAAKLRKHGIPKK; via the coding sequence ATGCGCGTCAATATTCCCTTCGAAGATCGGGTCGGTATCGCCCACGAAATCCTCGCGGTATTGGCGCGTCAGGGTTTGAATGTGCAAGCGGTGGAAGTCGATCCGCCGAATATCTACATCGATATCCCTGAGCTTAAACAGGCGATGTTGCCAGCTTTGCAGGCGGACTGTGACCAAGTGCCTGGCGTTGGCACCATCGAGGTGGTTGATATTCTGCCGGGCATGCGTCGCAGTTTGAATCTCGACACCATCATGGCCGTGATGGAAGATCCTGTGATCGCGATTGATGCATTGGGTCGCATTGTGATTGCTAATGCCGCAGCGGCCGAAGTGGCGCGTTGCTCGGAAAAAGAGCTGTGCCAGAAGTCGCTCTACCAAGTACTGCAAGATCACACCATTCAACACGAATTGATCGCCAATGAATTCTGTGCGCCGACACGCGAAGTCTTACTCAATGGTGAACCGTTTATGATGGACGTGACGCCCGTGTTTGAGCCTTTGTCGGCAGCCGGTACCAGTAACGATGGCAAGGCGGTCGGCGCTTTGTTAACTCTTACCGCACCGAAGCGGATTGGTGAACGTTTGCATGCGATCGCTCACGCCGAGCTCGGTGGTTTTGAAGCGATTATTGGCGAGTCGGAACAAATTCGCGTTTTGAAAAAACGTGCGGCGCGCGTGGCGGTGGTCGATGCGCCATTGTTGATTACTGGCGAGACCGGCACTGGCAAAGAACTATTGGCGCAAGCTTGTCATGGCGTCAGTGCGCGCCGTAATGCGCCATTCCTCGAATTGAATTGCGCAGCTTTGCCGGAGAGTTTGGCAGAGAGTGAATTGTTCGGTTATATGGCCGGTGCATTCACCGGCGCGAATCGTGGTGGTAAGCCCGGCCTATTTGAGATGGCGGACGGTGGTACGGTGTTTCTCGACGAGGTTGGTGAGATGTCGCTGTACTTGCAGGCGAAACTTTTGCGCTTCTTAAACGATGGCAAATTCCGCCGTATCGGTGGTGATAAAGAAATCCAAGTGGATGTCCGCATCATCAGTGCCACCCATCGCAACTTGCGCAAAATGGTGCAAGAGGGCAGCTTCCGCGAAGATCTCTTTTATCGTTTGAACGTGTTGCACCTCGAAATGCCACCGCTGCGTGAGCGTGCAGACGATATCTTACTGTTGGCGCGTCATTTCATTGAACGCGCTTGTACGCAAGCTCAGAAACCGATTTCGCGTCTGAATCAAGCGGCCACGACTGCGATGTTAAATAACCGTTGGCCCGGCAATGTGCGGCAATTGCAAAACGTTGTGTTCCGCGCTATCACCATGGCCGACCAACGTGTGTTAGATGCGGCTGATCTCGATTGGGCAGAAGATTCGATACAGCCGAATGCGATGGCGATTCAGGAAGCGGAGACGTGGGAAGAGTCCGTCAATCAATTCGAAACGGCCTTGCTCAGCAAGCTGTATCAAGAATATCCATCGAGCCGAAAATTAGCCGCACGATTAGCGACTTCGCATTCCATGATCGCAGCCAAGCTGCGTAAGCATGGGATTCCGAAGAAGTAG
- a CDS encoding D-amino acid dehydrogenase — protein MKIVILGAGVIGTATAYYLAKAGHEVTVIERQPGAALETSFANAGEVSPGYSAPWAGPGVPLKAIKWLMMEHSPLAIRPSTDPAMWRWVFQMLMNCTSKRYEINKGRMLRMAQYSRDVLQQLREDTGIQYDERTQGTLQLFRNQQQLDASQADIDILKRYGVPFESLSGDECLRVEPALKNVREKFVGALRLPGDETGDCFKFTQNLARLAEGLGVKFEYGVSIQRVVAEGDHVKSVETSKGSFTADRFVLALGSYSPIMLRELGIKIPVYPIKGYSITVPITDATGAPESTVMDETYKVAITRLGDRIRVGGTAEITGYDLRLRESRRKTLVHSVTDLFPQGGDVSKAEFWTGLRPMTPDGTPVIGPTPYRNLFLNTGHGTLGWTMACGSGQFLADLISGKKPAIATDGLYMDRYGRMNRPIAV, from the coding sequence ATGAAAATCGTCATCTTAGGTGCAGGTGTTATTGGAACCGCGACCGCATATTACTTGGCTAAAGCTGGTCACGAGGTGACAGTGATTGAGCGTCAACCCGGTGCTGCTTTGGAAACCAGTTTCGCCAATGCAGGTGAAGTCTCTCCTGGCTATTCTGCACCATGGGCCGGTCCTGGTGTGCCATTGAAAGCGATTAAGTGGTTGATGATGGAACACAGCCCCTTGGCAATACGTCCGAGTACCGATCCTGCGATGTGGCGTTGGGTCTTCCAAATGCTGATGAACTGTACCAGCAAACGCTATGAGATCAACAAAGGTCGTATGCTGCGCATGGCGCAATACAGCCGCGACGTGTTGCAGCAATTGCGTGAAGACACAGGCATTCAATACGACGAGCGCACCCAGGGGACTTTGCAATTGTTCCGCAACCAGCAACAGCTCGACGCTTCGCAAGCCGATATCGATATCTTGAAACGCTATGGCGTGCCTTTCGAATCGCTGTCGGGCGATGAATGTTTGCGTGTTGAACCCGCGCTCAAAAATGTGCGCGAAAAGTTTGTTGGTGCTTTACGTTTGCCTGGCGATGAAACGGGCGACTGCTTCAAGTTCACCCAGAACTTGGCGAGGTTGGCCGAAGGTTTGGGTGTGAAGTTTGAATACGGCGTCAGCATTCAACGCGTGGTTGCCGAAGGTGATCATGTGAAGAGTGTAGAAACGTCCAAAGGTAGCTTTACCGCTGATCGTTTTGTTCTGGCACTCGGCAGTTATTCTCCTATCATGCTGCGCGAATTGGGTATCAAGATTCCGGTGTATCCGATCAAAGGGTACTCCATCACTGTGCCGATTACCGACGCCACAGGCGCGCCAGAATCGACCGTGATGGATGAGACTTACAAAGTGGCGATTACGCGTTTGGGTGATCGTATTCGCGTCGGCGGTACAGCTGAAATTACCGGTTACGATCTGCGCTTGCGCGAGTCGCGCCGTAAAACTTTGGTGCACTCTGTGACTGATCTCTTTCCACAAGGCGGCGATGTCAGCAAAGCTGAGTTCTGGACAGGCTTGCGCCCGATGACACCGGACGGCACACCTGTGATTGGACCTACACCGTATCGCAATTTGTTCTTGAATACAGGTCATGGTACCTTGGGTTGGACCATGGCTTGCGGTTCCGGTCAGTTCTTGGCGGATCTCATCTCCGGCAAGAAACCAGCGATCGCAACCGACGGTTTGTACATGGACCGCTACGGCCGCATGAATCGCCCGATTGCGGTTTAA
- the alr gene encoding alanine racemase, whose amino-acid sequence MLQEAGRAGALLTIDLRALRANYRYLQGRLGKAACGAAVKADAYGLGAVPVSKALVAEGCRHLFVAQLEEAISLRAHIARDIDIYVMHGSPVGYEAEFIEYACTPVLNSLDQITAWRKLAQERNQALPAVIQIDTGMARMGLSQAELTAWLNDFSITDGIDLRYAMSHLACAEDQLDPMNQMQLKSFQNVLERLRQHYVGLKASFSNSSGIFLGPDFHFDLARPGAALYGVAPVAGQASPMHSVVQLQGRIIQVREIPMGASVGYSKTWRATQPSRIATVSVGYADGWLRSLSNCGVAHIAGVEVPMVGNVSMDTITLNVSHVDSDLLYSGALVDLICPNNTVDQVARQAGTIGYEILTSLGPRYQRHYVD is encoded by the coding sequence ATGTTGCAGGAAGCTGGGCGCGCTGGGGCGCTGTTGACGATCGATTTGCGTGCATTGCGCGCTAACTACCGCTATTTGCAAGGGCGCTTGGGAAAAGCGGCTTGTGGTGCAGCGGTCAAGGCCGATGCGTATGGCTTGGGCGCGGTGCCGGTTTCCAAGGCCTTGGTGGCAGAAGGTTGTCGTCATTTGTTCGTGGCGCAATTGGAAGAAGCGATTAGCTTACGTGCTCACATTGCGCGTGACATCGATATCTATGTCATGCACGGTTCGCCAGTCGGTTACGAAGCGGAATTCATTGAGTACGCTTGCACGCCTGTGTTGAATAGCCTAGATCAAATCACAGCGTGGCGCAAATTAGCGCAAGAGCGCAATCAAGCCTTGCCAGCGGTGATTCAAATCGACACCGGCATGGCGCGCATGGGTTTGTCGCAGGCTGAGTTGACCGCGTGGCTCAATGATTTCTCGATCACGGATGGCATCGATTTACGTTACGCCATGAGCCATCTCGCTTGTGCAGAGGATCAGCTCGATCCTATGAATCAAATGCAGTTGAAGTCCTTTCAAAATGTGTTGGAGCGGCTGCGCCAACATTACGTCGGGTTGAAAGCAAGTTTCTCGAATTCTTCCGGTATCTTTCTCGGCCCCGATTTTCATTTCGATTTAGCGCGTCCCGGTGCTGCCTTGTATGGTGTGGCGCCGGTTGCAGGGCAAGCGAGCCCTATGCACTCGGTTGTGCAATTGCAGGGTCGCATTATTCAAGTCCGTGAAATTCCTATGGGCGCCAGTGTCGGCTATAGCAAAACTTGGCGTGCGACCCAGCCTTCGCGCATCGCGACGGTTTCGGTCGGTTACGCCGATGGTTGGTTGCGCAGTTTGAGTAATTGCGGCGTGGCGCATATTGCGGGCGTTGAGGTGCCGATGGTCGGTAACGTCTCGATGGATACCATCACGCTCAACGTCAGTCATGTTGATAGTGATTTGCTGTATTCAGGTGCTCTGGTGGATTTGATTTGTCCGAACAATACGGTCGATCAAGTCGCTCGCCAAGCGGGCACGATAGGCTATGAAATTCTCACCAGTTTGGGACCGCGTTATCAACGTCACTATGTTGATTGA